The following nucleotide sequence is from Hippoglossus stenolepis isolate QCI-W04-F060 chromosome 18, HSTE1.2, whole genome shotgun sequence.
CGTGGCATGAATGTGGATTCACCAGAGGAGAAATAACTACATTGCAATCAAGAACAGTTTCAaatttatatacacacaatatgcatttattcatttaaaggCTTTATGACATTTTGTTGTGACATGTTGCCGCACATACGTTTGAAATGAGTCCATGTGTTGATTTATATTTACTGGGTTTAACCTGCACCAACAAAGCCTCAAGGGTACAAGACAGTGGCAGCATGACAGGAATATTGTGATTAGAGATGAAGATATAACGTAAACCAGGGAAGCACCGGTCTAATACTGACTGGATTTCAGTAAGAATAATAGAAATGACTCTGTTTAATTATATATGTGCTTACTACATCATGTGTAAGTAGTGCACCAGTACATTTTGCTTGGAGAGCTAATAAGCATGAAGAGAAcgaaaaacatatttcacactTGCTAGAATGAGTCCTAAAGCCAATGACACTGTACAATATGTGACAATAGAAAACCCCTTGTTTCATATTATGCTCTATTGTTTAAATAGTTGAGATTGTGGTTATATTGCACAGCCCTCCATCTCATTAAACACTGGTATTGGGTTGATTCTCAAAATGATACTAAAAACCAAGTTCAGATTGGTGCTTCCCTAATGTAAAGGGTTGTTATGTTCTAGACTAgagcatgtgagtgtgaatatgGCAGTAACACAAAGAGCTGTCTGATTTTAGACGTCAACAGTGATGCACAACATACTTTATAACTTTTACACAACTTCAGTCTTCATACAAAGACAGCACTGGCTAATTCAACTTGTCCCCATACACCAACATCACAGCTTTTCTAAATATAGATGATGAATGGGAGCCGCAGCCAGTCTTAACTCATTAATACACAATTATTAATGTCTCTTGTATCAGAAGATATGATGTCATGAGCTTGGCGTGGAGGGAGCTGTGAGGCTGTGCACCAGCTCCATCTGCCTCCTTTTGTCTTTGGCACGGCTGATGGTCATCTTGAATAAGCGACAGTACAGCTCCATGGCAACCAGAGTGTCGTCATTCCCAGGCACGGGGTACGTGATGAGGCAGGGGTTACAGTTCGAGTCCACCACACCCACTGTGGGAATGTTCATCTTCGCTGCGTCTCTGATGCCCACGTGCTGCTGGAACACGTTGTTGAGGGTGGACAGGAAGACGATGAGGTCTGGTAAGCGAACGCCTGGGCCGTACTGGATGGGGGCGTTGGTGAGGAGCCCCCCCTGCCAGTACCGCGTATGGGCGTATTCCCCGCAATCCTGAGCGGTGCTCTCCACCAGGTGGCCGAACTGACGGCGGCGGCTGACGAACAGTATGACGCCGCCACGGTACGCAACGTGGGCAGTGAAGTTCAGGGCTTGCTGAAGGTGCTCCACAGTCTGGTCAAGATCGATTATATCTTGGTCCAAGCGGCAGCCGTACAGGTAGGGCTCCATAAGTCTAGATATTAAAGAAGAGAGAATTACAGAGAAATTAGAAAATTAACAGACAGAAAATTGGTACAGTGCAAACCTGGCAGAGAACAGGGAAGAGACCAACTGCCTGGTGTTTATGGGTTGTAGATTTCAGTTATTGACTCCAAACAAAAATGATTCTGACACCGGGACGTGCATTGGTGTTAGATTAGGTTTCATTTATTATGTGATTTGGTTATGATAACTTGTTAGgagtatttgtatttaagttACATATACTTAAaacttttaacagttttaacagCATGTTAAATTTCAACTTGAAATGTCCCAGGCACCGGCCACTTTTGAGGCAccggggaaaaaaacaaaacaatgtcatGACTGTGTACAGTAAAAGGGTTCAAATATGATGCTGATCAATACAGATCCACTCCTGAATTAAAGCTCAAAGTTTGCACAGGAATATCACAGTcatgtgtttcatttttaataaatgtgctGGATGACAGAGCAAAAACAAGATAAGTATCAATTATCAAAACTTACTAGAGCTGAAACAATAGTTAGTAAGTCAATCATATCAATTTTTGATTAATAAACAACTGATCGAGACTTTCCCACTTCTCAATTGTGAGGACTTGCCGTTTGTACTCTTCTATGACAGTCATCTGATTATCTTTAgatgtttcactgttgttgGACTAAATAAGCAATGTTAAGACACCATTCCTACATCTTAGACACCAGAACAATAATTtgttaatcaaattaaatagtTAGATTAATAAAACAGCCTTTACATCACTAAGTTTCATCTGCTTCTCTGAAGGTAACTACATGGTAAAGTAAACAGCCCGCACACCTTCTGAAACCAGCATCTCAGCCACAGttattaatttgtattattatgtgtGTAAAGTCAAACCGACCTGTGCCTGCAGCCTTGCTTATGTCCGAGATGAACTCTGGCGTCGAACAGGTCTTTCACCGAGAAGAGCTCAGCCACACGGAAAAAGTCCGGTTTGTCCAGAGGCAGGCTCAGGGCCTTTTCTGCAGGAAAGAGACATTGATGTAAATCTGAGGGCCACAGATGGTTCTCACACATCCATCCCTGCTACGGTGACTCACCTGAAACATCGTCGTGTACAGGTTGAAGAGGTTTAGCGGCCGTAGCAGTAGCATATTGATGTCCACCACACGAGTATCCGGTGGTAGCAGCTCGCAGCTGCCGCAGCCCCAACAGTCCTGAGCAAGAAACACAGACATCTGAGGTTAACTGACAGCTAGCATTTCTGCTAGCTACTCGGCTACTACTGACGTTAGCTGTCAGTCGCTAACCGACAAATGCATGAATTCAGAGCTACAGGTTTGCTAACTTGAGCTGTAACGATGTGAACTACACTCACAAACAAGCAGGTGATACTGAAGTGTTTGGTTTTACCTTTGGTCAGTGCTCGGGCAGCCATGCTTGCAGGAGTCACCTACCGCGGAAGGTCAGATTCTTCGTCTTTATCATTTCCGGTTTACGGAGGAAGCCAATCAGCGTTAAAATGAAGTACCGCCGCCTACTGTGTGGGAGTGGAACATTTATaatagtttttgtatttttcagtgaaaactgtatttgttttatttaatcaacCTAGTTTCAAATAATGTAGTGGATTATTTAACAAAAATggtaaataaaatctgattttctACTCAAGCTTTCCTTAGTTACATCTTCAATGTTTCTCTATTAAatcaaaaatgtgaaaaatggctcGCTCCACAGACCTCATTACTTCACAGTGCTCACATAAACGTATAAGATGTTAAATTCCTTAAACACAGTGTTTATGTATCTTACTTGTTAAGATATTCTCCTCACGtgtcctcctctcactcctcatGGACTACAATACCCAGGATGCCAAATTATTATTCAAAAAAACCTTCACAACTTTATTGAAAAACTTCAACACCACTGGAAGCAATGCCTTACTATTACAGAGCTATacaatgtatataaatgttaaCATCAAGAAATAACTCCATAAGAACATGTTTGGCAATAAAGATGACACATTAGAGACGTTCTATAAAcaacagctgcagtgtgaagaGAAACCCATGTCATCTATGGCCAATGACAACCCAGTGTGAAttgaatatacaatatacaatagcATTTAACAAAAATACTAAAACTCTGCATATTAGAATTTACTTTTTTACTCCAAAACGAAATTCCCTTTATTTGCTACATAAACAAATTAGTAAACTtgaactttttttccccatgtaTTAATGCGAATTTTGGAAGCTCTACTAAATGTATAACATTATAAACAGGGCATTAACCATTGTtttctcaaaaataaaaaatgggacaataaaaataaagggTATAttccaaaatataaaacttCCATTAGTCTGGAACATCAAAACTGACAAGAAACCTTCAATAAAATAACACTTAAATGAAGTACAAAGTAATTATCCAACAACCTGCAGACTGTTACATCAAACATTGTTCTACATGCACATTTTGAATGCAAATTAGAGATTTATTTGGTCATGCTGGGCTCGCTGGGTGCTTCACTTCTCCTGCAAAAAGATGGAAATGAACTGAGATGAAACGTTCTGTTTGATAGTGATCACTCGCTGAAGAGACAATCACATACCTGTCCACTGGAACAAACTGCAGCTTTCTTTTGACGCGCTGCAGAGTCCTTCTTTTCTGCACAGGTATACTAACGAGAGAGGCTTTCCCCTGCAAGCATTGTGAATTACATATTTAATACTTGCAGTGGGTCAGGACAACGTTTTGATGAACATCTGGCTTCATCACGAAAAGGATACAAATAGTGAAGCTTCGaagcttgttttatttcattgtacCTTCTTGCAATTTTCAGACAGTTGCTTCCTGCAGAACATcctgcttctctcctctgtggtgaGAGCTATGCAAGGTCTGATGGTGATGCCAGGGTCAATGGCACTGGACAAAGACCTGGGCAAGGCAGAGCAGGACAAGTGTCAGACCACTCCTCATTAATACTTGACAATCATATACCGTACTTCATTAAAGCATCCATCTTCAAGTGGAAGTGCTGCAAAGAATCAAACTGTATTAATGAAGAAGACCCACCGCTGTTTGGATCACACTCTTTATTACACAGATGCACTTAAGACACAGcaaagtttttttcatttgaaagagaaaatgaaaaaaaaaaaaaaaaacacttcttacaaaatatttacaaaaccTGGCAATGCACAGCATGTTcggtaacttttttttttgataaacaaaaataaatagccTTTTTTCACATAGGAATTTCAAGAAAACTTtaacatgacaaagaaatgaacacactAAATATTAAGTTGAGCAAAACAGAGAGAAGTAATAATGTGGCTTCTGTGGAAAGTGGAACAACACTTGAGTCGTAGAGGTATCAAGTCCAAGACTGTTTTAGTGGCTTACGTCAACAACTGAGCTTCAACTTCCCATCTATTAATTTACAACCATACAGTGAATTAAAGGCACTGTttctaacaaacaaatgtgGGGTAAATTCATTATATCTTCTGTTTATTTGAGAATTGACACAAGCTTGTTCCACTACAATAGCTCGGAAAAGAGGTGCCTATTAGGGGTCAAGGGTCAATGAAGCGTGACATTTTCTTCTTATGTACAAAAGTTAGAAAGGATTTAGTGAATCAGATTtgtatttaagtttgtttttacagtggcAAAGCATCGGACGGGGTGTTTTTACTAAAGATTTAAAGATATGGATTTAGGAaaattttaaaactattttgatGAGTTTAATTTCATGTTATTCAagattttattataatattttagcAACAGTATATTGCTGCATCTACATATGATTTCCACAATAATAGGATTATGGTTTGCTATTAACAAATATTGTCATTATTGTCCTTGACTAATTAGCCAATTATTTTGTAAATCAACTGATCCATCTTCTATTCTAAGGAACGTAGTAAAAAGAGGCAAAAAATGCCCACGGTGACATCTTCAAATGTGTTCTTCTGCTACGACCGACAGTTCAAAAGCACATGAATTAAGCAGTGTATCATACTTTGATGACGAAAAGGAGCAAACTTACATTTGAGAAGATGGAACCATCTTCTTTTGATCAAACAATGGTTTCAGGTCTAATTATGTTTCCCATGTACAAGCCCCCCCCTTCTTGTCTCCTTAACCACCTCAGTCATGGCACCAAGCTGTGTTAAATGTGTCAGGTTTGATGTACTGGACAtctaaatgtgacatttctaatcataaaatatatatttgtgttctgGCTTTTATTGAGATACAACTAAATAGGAcattgataaaaacatgaacaatgatgactttttaacttttgcaCATAAAAGGGTCTTTAAGTTTAGATATGACACGTAACTCGTGTATGATTATGAAATGACTgcacatttttttctgatttataATTCATGTTGTTCCAGTGACACCTAAAACAGATCCTTAGTACATCCTTACTTTAAGCATTTTGGACAGGTTATTTTCTGGATCACttctttttacataaaatgtcatGGATATTTAGGACATTTTCTGCAAGAAAGTATTGTGAATTTGGATTGCAGTTCTACTCATGCAGTCTGCCTCTTCAGTCAGTGTATTGCTTTTCAAAGGCTCAGTGATATGGATCAACCTCTGGGCAAAAAAACGTTGTCATAATGGTGCCATTATGTTACATAGCTGTATAAATgtacaaacagataaaaaatgCCTGTTTAGTTTAATTGTATTAACAAACATTCCCTTAGAGTGTATAAATGAATAGGCTTGATTGTAATGTATTTGCAGGGCACAATCAAAAACGTAACTATTATAGAAGTTGGATTATGATGTAATGGGAGATAGTGACCAAAGGAAATACTTACAATGTGGAAAAGCCCTGCTTCTTCTCTGGATTTATCCTGTTGACTGACTCACAATCTGCCTCATCTACAAattcttcctgttttctttctagGTGCATTTCTTTATCACCTATCTTCAATCTCTTGCCTTCTTTCTTTATCTCAACTAGCAAATCTGCTGTCTCCTTTCCCTCGCTCCTTTCCCTGCTTCGGACCTGGACATGGTTGGTCCTGTTTGATTCCAGTTCGACAAACACACTCTTGTCCTTAGGCATATGCACCATACTCTGCGTCTCTCCTTCTAAAGGGCAAGGTGAGCTGTGGCCAGGTGCCTGGCTCTGTGTAAAGGACAACCTTGGTTGCTGCCTGGGAGCGGACAATAGGTTCAAAACAGGGGATCTGTATGTGGTATTTACTGTCTTCTCTGTAGTCCAGGGGAAGGGTGCTACGCTGGTCCTTGTGGAGGACCAAGCAGAGACAGGAGTCTGTGAACTGAGGTGGATGCCTGTGCTTTGATATGGTAGAGTTGCTGATGCAGTCTTGCTGATTTTAGATGAGGTGATATGGAATGGTAGCCGACTGAGAGTCCTTGTGTCAGTAATCGGGAGTCCCAGGCTCTGACGCCACTTGATTGACTCAGAACGAGAATGGGCAATGCTGGAACTCAAAACCGGTTTAACTCTCTCCAACTGTGGGGCAACTTCCTGGACCTCACTTCCTCCCGTGTTAGACCACCGTTGCTCGGTTCTAGCAGCCCCTGCCCCATCTGCTGGCTCCAAAGGACTGGGGCTACAAGACTGGACTGAGGACAGACGTGATTGTGCACCAACGGTTGAGATGTCTGGCACCAAACTCTGTGGTGTTGGAAGAGACTGTCTAGAGAAAGGGTTGGTGATACTTTGTCTTGGAATTTCAGCCAGCTGATTTTCCTGATGGATATCTTCTTCTCGAAGTAGGCTACAAACCACGACAGTACCATTCCTTGATACATCTGCGTCTTTACTTTTCACTGCAGTCGGTACTTTGGCCTTTTCAGCCAGAAATCTTCTGATCTCTTGCTCAATGCTATCGTCGCTGTCTACTGAAGTACTGTCTTCCTTTACCTCAAGAAGAGTGTGAGAGTTGTGCAGCGACATGGAGTCTTGACCTTCAGTCCCTTTCCATGTCCGTGTTTCACCTCCATGCACATCCTGCTCGTTACTTTGATCAGTTTGTTTATGTTGAGAAATGTTCATCTGACTCAATCCAGTTGTATCTTTCACTTCATCTTTAATCTTCTGTACTTTCTTCACAGCACTGCGCTTAGAAAAAGGCTCAGGTTTGGACTTTTTGGTCTGTGAGGCATTTGTTAGCAGTGATTCTTCATCATTAAGGCACTTCCTTGATTGCCGCTTCAAgtctcttgtctttttctttgtcttcttttttgtcTTGAGCAGGTCTTTTATGGCAGTGTCTAGGTCCTCGTCACTGTCAAGTGAGCTGCTTTTATCGCCACCTTGTTCAGTCTTATGTAATCCAGCTATTGGGTGAGTCTGACTTCTGTTGGAAAACATCAATGGGCTCAAATCTTTTCTGTGATCAGGTAAAGATATCGGGGCTGTTActgtcatgtttttatcaatACCTGACATGTTGGGATCGCTACTGTTTTCCTCTTtgagttttcttctttgtgtcaCCGACATTCTTGAAGGTTTCTTCTGGGTTGCAACTTGTTTTGCTTTCACTTTTTCTGGTTCATTCTCACTTTGAGGCTCTTGGGTAACAGTGGAGCAAGGTGGCAGTTTGTTAACTTGGGCCTTCTGCTCAAGAAACATTCTGATCTCTTGCTCAATCCCATCTTCACTATCGATGGAGCTGTCATCACTTTCCTCATCTGGGCAAGTGTCAGGGGTTGAAGACTTTGAGGGAGATTCAGTAGTCGCACAACTGCCAAGGTCAACACTGGGATGGAAGACTCCGGGCAAAACAGTTTTCGAAATGTCCAATATTGCCTCAGCACACATGAGCTCTGCCGTTGTGTTTGCCTTTGGGGGAGCAGGTGTAGGTTGATCTTTAAGACATTCCactttaaatgaaagtaaaccATTTCCATTACCTTTCTGGTTCTCTGATAGTGAATTCTTGGATATGAAAGCAGATGGAGGTACAGATTTCACTTCTTTCTCCGTTCtggtcttcttcttcctcactttGGGTTTATTCATGCTTCCAATGCTTGTACTTCCAACACCCTGTATAAACGACTTACTGCAGGGATCTTTTGTGTGCGTGAATGGTTTCAGGACACTCTTCTCCTTAAGTTGCTCAAGTTGGTAGCAGCGAATAGCTTCTTCAATCCCATCATCGCTGGTGGAATCAGACTCCCCTTTGCTTGCAGGGAGATTTAATTCTTCCCCTCTGTTCTGCTGCTCCATTTTCTCTAGCTGGTATATTTGAATGGCTTCTTCGATGCCATCATCACTACTGGAATCATTGGAGTCTTCTTCCACCTTTACTGGGAAGGCTGAAATTTTGGTCATTGTAATTTTATCAGAATCTAATTTCTTCACAATATTGTCGTTAAGGGAGGCCTTGTTTTTGATAGACTTTTTTACAGGTATAACAGCTGGTGCTGTCGGGGTTTCGACTTTGAAACTTTTTGGATAGGGGTCGCTTGAAAACAAGAATGTATTAATGTCAGAGGTCTGTTCAGAAACATCAGGACTAGCTGTATCCTTCCTCTGAATTTTGGAAGCTTGGAGAAACGTGGAACATGGGTCTGCTTTGCGTTTGTTATCACCCCTTTCTTTCAAGTATTCCAGTATTGCCTCCTCAATTCCTCTGTCCACAGAACCATCACTGTCGGAGTCACTGCTCTCATGGTTGATTGGGGAGGAAGCATCAGCTTGCGGGGTTTCAGTGGGACCTTTAATTTTGGATTTGGCTCCCACATAAGAACCCATTGCAACCTTGCAGACTTGGGAATGATCGTCTTGTCCTGATAGCACATTTCCCTCAAGCTCGTCGCCCATCTCGAGTGAGGACTGGGTGCTCCTAAGGCTCTCTATGATCATCTGGACCTTGTCTGAGATAGGTGTGCCTCTGGTGGACAACTCAGGGTCAGAGTCATTGAAGCACTGAAGGCTATAGCCTCCAGGTGGGCCACATGTTCTCCATTCTGTTGTCACTGCGACAGGTGGCACATTCATCAAGTACATTCTAGTGTAGGGTGAGGTCCTCGACCACTGGAGTGC
It contains:
- the mrps2 gene encoding 28S ribosomal protein S2, mitochondrial; this translates as MAARALTKGLLGLRQLRAATTGYSCGGHQYATATAAKPLQPVHDDVSEKALSLPLDKPDFFRVAELFSVKDLFDARVHLGHKQGCRHRLMEPYLYGCRLDQDIIDLDQTVEHLQQALNFTAHVAYRGGVILFVSRRRQFGHLVESTAQDCGEYAHTRYWQGGLLTNAPIQYGPGVRLPDLIVFLSTLNNVFQQHVGIRDAAKMNIPTVGVVDSNCNPCLITYPVPGNDDTLVAMELYCRLFKMTISRAKDKRRQMELVHSLTAPSTPSS
- the ppp1r26 gene encoding protein phosphatase 1 regulatory subunit 26 isoform X2; this translates as MYLMNVPPVAVTTEWRTCGPPGGYSLQCFNDSDPELSTRGTPISDKVQMIIESLRSTQSSLEMGDELEGNVLSGQDDHSQVCKVAMGSYVGAKSKIKGPTETPQADASSPINHESSDSDSDGSVDRGIEEAILEYLKERGDNKRKADPCSTFLQASKIQRKDTASPDVSEQTSDINTFLFSSDPYPKSFKVETPTAPAVIPVKKSIKNKASLNDNIVKKLDSDKITMTKISAFPVKVEEDSNDSSSDDGIEEAIQIYQLEKMEQQNRGEELNLPASKGESDSTSDDGIEEAIRCYQLEQLKEKSVLKPFTHTKDPCSKSFIQGVGSTSIGSMNKPKVRKKKTRTEKEVKSVPPSAFISKNSLSENQKGNGNGLLSFKVECLKDQPTPAPPKANTTAELMCAEAILDISKTVLPGVFHPSVDLGSCATTESPSKSSTPDTCPDEESDDSSIDSEDGIEQEIRMFLEQKAQVNKLPPCSTVTQEPQSENEPEKVKAKQVATQKKPSRMSVTQRRKLKEENSSDPNMSGIDKNMTVTAPISLPDHRKDLSPLMFSNRSQTHPIAGLHKTEQGGDKSSSLDSDEDLDTAIKDLLKTKKKTKKKTRDLKRQSRKCLNDEESLLTNASQTKKSKPEPFSKRSAVKKVQKIKDEVKDTTGLSQMNISQHKQTDQSNEQDVHGGETRTWKGTEGQDSMSLHNSHTLLEVKEDSTSVDSDDSIEQEIRRFLAEKAKVPTAVKSKDADVSRNGTVVVCSLLREEDIHQENQLAEIPRQSITNPFSRQSLPTPQSLVPDISTVGAQSRLSSVQSCSPSPLEPADGAGAARTEQRWSNTGGSEVQEVAPQLERVKPVLSSSIAHSRSESIKWRQSLGLPITDTRTLSRLPFHITSSKISKTASATLPYQSTGIHLSSQTPVSAWSSTRTSVAPFPWTTEKTVNTTYRSPVLNLLSAPRQQPRLSFTQSQAPGHSSPCPLEGETQSMVHMPKDKSVFVELESNRTNHVQVRSRERSEGKETADLLVEIKKEGKRLKIGDKEMHLERKQEEFVDEADCESVNRINPEKKQGFSTLSLSSAIDPGITIRPCIALTTEERSRMFCRKQLSENCKKGKASLVSIPVQKRRTLQRVKRKLQFVPVDRRSEAPSEPSMTK
- the ppp1r26 gene encoding protein phosphatase 1 regulatory subunit 26 isoform X1, with the protein product MYLMNVPPVAVTTEWRTCGPPGGYSLQCFNDSDPELSTRGTPISDKVQMIIESLRSTQSSLEMGDELEGNVLSGQDDHSQVCKVAMGSYVGAKSKIKGPTETPQADASSPINHESSDSDSDGSVDRGIEEAILEYLKERGDNKRKADPCSTFLQASKIQRKDTASPDVSEQTSDINTFLFSSDPYPKSFKVETPTAPAVIPVKKSIKNKASLNDNIVKKLDSDKITMTKISAFPVKVEEDSNDSSSDDGIEEAIQIYQLEKMEQQNRGEELNLPASKGESDSTSDDGIEEAIRCYQLEQLKEKSVLKPFTHTKDPCSKSFIQGVGSTSIGSMNKPKVRKKKTRTEKEVKSVPPSAFISKNSLSENQKGNGNGLLSFKVECLKDQPTPAPPKANTTAELMCAEAILDISKTVLPGVFHPSVDLGSCATTESPSKSSTPDTCPDEESDDSSIDSEDGIEQEIRMFLEQKAQVNKLPPCSTVTQEPQSENEPEKVKAKQVATQKKPSRMSVTQRRKLKEENSSDPNMSGIDKNMTVTAPISLPDHRKDLSPLMFSNRSQTHPIAGLHKTEQGGDKSSSLDSDEDLDTAIKDLLKTKKKTKKKTRDLKRQSRKCLNDEESLLTNASQTKKSKPEPFSKRSAVKKVQKIKDEVKDTTGLSQMNISQHKQTDQSNEQDVHGGETRTWKGTEGQDSMSLHNSHTLLEVKEDSTSVDSDDSIEQEIRRFLAEKAKVPTAVKSKDADVSRNGTVVVCSLLREEDIHQENQLAEIPRQSITNPFSRQSLPTPQSLVPDISTVGAQSRLSSVQSCSPSPLEPADGAGAARTEQRWSNTGGSEVQEVAPQLERVKPVLSSSIAHSRSESIKWRQSLGLPITDTRTLSRLPFHITSSKISKTASATLPYQSTGIHLSSQTPVSAWSSTRTSVAPFPWTTEKTVNTTYRSPVLNLLSAPRQQPRLSFTQSQAPGHSSPCPLEGETQSMVHMPKDKSVFVELESNRTNHVQVRSRERSEGKETADLLVEIKKEGKRLKIGDKEMHLERKQEEFVDEADCESVNRINPEKKQGFSTLSLSSAIDPGITIRPCIALTTEERSRMFCRKQLSENCKKGKASLVSIPVQKRRTLQRVKRKLQFVPVDRYVIVSSASDHYQTERFISVHFHLFAGEVKHPASPA